A genomic window from Salvia hispanica cultivar TCC Black 2014 chromosome 5, UniMelb_Shisp_WGS_1.0, whole genome shotgun sequence includes:
- the LOC125191136 gene encoding AAA-ATPase At5g57480 translates to MKEMWTTMASIMGVWAFGQSLLHTVFPPELRFASLKLFHRVFSYFSSYCYYDITEIDGVNTNELYNAVQLYLSSSASISGTRLSLTRGLNSSSITFGLSNNDRLIDSFKGATVEWEHVVTQRQSQTFSWRPLPEEKRGFTLRVRKKHKHLVLTSYLDFVMEKANDLRRKNQDRLLYTNSRGGSLDSRGHPWESVPFKHPSTFDTLAMDPASKAQIMADLLDFANGEAFYQKTGRAWKRGYLLYGPPGTGKSSMIAAMANFLGYDIYDLELTEVNTNSELRKLLMKTTSKSIIVIEDIDCSINLTNRNKAASVRKNISNNNNNSYDVAASGASGGDDGPNTITLSGLLNFTDGLWSCCGSERIFVFTTNHIEKLDPALLRSGRMDMHINMSYCTLPALNILLKNYLGYDLDNEAVEEFAAVIEPAEMTPADISEVLIKNRRNKSKAVAELLEALKIRAEKSGLKKLGHKMVGHVEEEEEQEKRALDEQLQENVNKIGDEI, encoded by the coding sequence atgaaggagATGTGGACAACCATGGCGTCCATCATGGGGGTGTGGGCCTTCGGACAGAGCCTCCTCCACACGGTGTTCCCGCCGGAGCTCCGTTTCGCCTCCCTGAAGCTCTTCCACCGCGTCTTCAGCTACTTCTCCTCGTACTGCTACTACGACATCACCGAGATCGACGGCGTCAACACCAACGAGCTCTACAACGCTGTCCAGCTGTACCTCAGCTCCTCCGCCTCCATCTCGGGCACCCGCCTCAGCCTCACGCGCGGCCTCAACTCGTCCTCCATCACCTTCGGCCTCTCGAACAACGACCGTTTGATTGATTCCTTTAAAGGGGCCACCGTGGAGTGGGAGCACGTGGTCACCCAGCGCCAGTCCCAGACCTTCTCCTGGCGGCCCCTCCCGGAGGAGAAGCGCGGCTTCACCCTCCGGGTCAGGAAAAAGCACAAACACCTCGTCCTCACCTCCTACCTCGACTTCGTCATGGAGAAGGCCAACGACCTCCGCCGCAAGAACCAGGACCGCCTCCTCTACACAAACTCCCGCGGCGGCTCCTTGGACTCCCGCGGCCACCCGTGGGAGTCCGTACCGTTTAAGCACCCCAGCACCTTCGACACGTTGGCCATGGATCCCGCCAGCAAGGCCCAAATCATGGCCGATCTGTTGGATTTCGCTAACGGGGAAGCGTTTTACCAGAAAACCGGCCGGGCCTGGAAGAGAGGATACTTGCTCTACGGCCCACCGGGGACGGGAAAATCCAGTATGATCGCGGCCATGGCCAATTTCCTCGGCTACGACATCTACGACCTCGAGTTAACAGAAGTTAACACCAACTCCGAGCTCCGGAAGCTCCTCATGAAGACCACTTCCAAGTCGATTATCGTTATCGAGGACATCGACTGCTCGATTAATCTCACTAACAGGAACAAGGCCGCCTCCGTCaggaaaaatattagtaataataacaacaacaGCTACGATGTAGCGGCTTCGGGTGCAAGCGGCGGCGACGATGGCCCTAACACAATTACGCTCTCCGGTCTACTGAATTTCACCGACGGGCTGTGGTCGTGCTGTGGCAGCGAAAGGATCTTCGTGTTTACGACGAATCACATCGAGAAGTTGGATCCGGCATTGCTGAGGAGCGGGAGGATGGACATGCACATCAACATGAGCTACTGCACCTTGCCGGCGCTCAATATTCTGCTGAAGAATTATTTAGGATACGATCTGGATAACGAGGCGGTGGAGGAATTCGCGGCGGTGATCGAGCCGGCGGAGATGACGCCGGCGGACATCAGCGAGGTGCTCATCAAGAACCGCCGCAACAAGAGCAAGGCCGTCGCGGAATTGCTGGAAGCGCTCAAAATTAGGGCGGAGAAAAGCGGGTTGAAGAAATTAGGGCATAAAATGGTGGGCCATgtggaagaggaagaggagcaGGAGAAGAGGGCTTTGGACGAACAATTgcaagaaaatgtcaataaaattGGAGATGAAATTTGA